Part of the Streptomyces sp. f51 genome is shown below.
GTAGGGGACCCGCGAGCCGCCGAGCAGCCCGGTGAAGACCGACGCGAACGCGGTGATCAGGATGAGGACGGTGACGGTGTCGGCGGCGCCCCTGCCCCAGGTCTCCTCCATGACCGCCGAGGCCACCGAGGTGGAGGCGATGTCGCCGGGGTCGGTCATCCGCTTCCAGTCGACGACGCCGAGCGTGCCGATCTGGAGCAGCAGGTAGATCGCCATGATGCCGAGGATCGAGTAGATGATGGAGCGCGGCAGGGTGCGGCCCGGGTCCTTGATCTCGGCGCCCATGTACGCGGTGGTGTTGTAGCCGAGGTAGTCGTAGATGCCGATGGTCAGACCCGCGGCGAAGCCGACCCAGAAGTGCCCCGTGGACAGCGCGAACGCGTGTGCCGGGTAGGTGAAGGCGCGGGCGGCGCTGAAGTCGGTGGCGGCGGCGACGATCACGAGGGCGACCGAGGTGATCATCACCGCCCACATGACGGCGGTGATGCGCGCGATGTGCTCGATCCCCCGCCACAGCAGCAGGACGACGAGGGCGACCATGCCGAGTCCGACGAGGTCTCCGGTGGTCCTGCTCATGTCGGGGGCGAGATAGCCGAGGTACTGGACGAAGCCGACCACGCCGGTGGACATGATCAGCGGGATGAAGAGCATCGCCGTCCACACGAACAGGAAGGGCATCAGGCGGCCGGTGCGGTACTGGAACGCCTGGCGGAGATAGACGTAACTGCCGCCGGAACCGGGCATGGCGGCGCCGAGTTCGGCCCAGACGAGCCCGTCGGCGAGCGCCAGCAGGGCGCCGGCGGCGAAGCCCATGACGGCCTGTGGGCCGCCGAACGCGGCGACCATGAGCGGGATCGTCACGAACGGCCCGATGCCGCACATCTGGCTCATGTTGATGGCGGTGGCCTGGAACGGGCCGACACGGCGGACGAAGCCGTCGGCGGCTGGCGGAGTACGGGACACGGATCCTCCTCGGGACGAGACGCGCGCAGAAGTACGAGGTGCCCTCGGCTCGCCCGGCGAGGCCGACTGGGCGATAAAGTTAAGGAGCCTTACTAAGCGCGTCAAGGGGGTGTCGTGAATGAGTGAGACGGGTGCGGTGCCCGCCGGCGACAACGCGGAGCGGCCCGAACAGCCTTGGAATCACCGCCGGTTGCGCAGTACGAACGAGCGGATGCTGCTCGACCGGCTGCGATCCGGGGGCGCCGCCTCGCGCGCCCAGCTCGCCCGCGAGACAGGGCTGTCCAAGCCGACGGTCTCCAGTGCTCTCGCCGCCCTGGAGGAGGCGGGACTCGTCCGCGAGGCCGGCACACTGGCGCCCGGACGCGGCCGGGTCGCCGTCCTGTACGCCCCCGACCCCGCCGCCGGGTACGCGCTCGGCATCGACATCGGCCGCGGCTGGCTGCGCGTGGCGGTGGCCGACCTCGACGGCACGGTGGTCGCGCGCGCCGACGTGCGCAACCGGGCACGGACCTCCGGGGCCATGGCCGACCTGGTGGTCGCCACCGCCCGTCAGGTCGTCGCCGACTCCGGCGTCGGGGCGCACGAGGTGGCCCACGCGGTGGTGGGTACTCCGGGCGTGTACGACGAGCGGCGGCGCCGGGTGCGGTACGCGATGCACCTGCCCGGCTGGGGGCGGGCCGGTCTGTTCGACCGGATGCGCGAGGAACTGGGCGTCCCGCTGGAAGTCCACAACGACGCGAACCTCGCGGCCCTCGGCGAGTACACGTACGGGGTCGGCGCCGGCAGCAGGCTGTTCGCGTACATCATGATCGGCACCGGTCTCGGCATGGGTGTCGTCCGGGAGGGACGGCTGTTCACGGGGGCGCACGGCGGGGCCGGGGAGATCGGCTTCCTTCCCTGGCCCGGCCGGCACACGCCCGGAACCCTGGAGGACGCGGTGTCGGGCGAGGCGGTCGTGGAGGCCGCCCGGCACTTCGGCATGACCGGACGGCTGACCGCGAAGGCCGTGTTCGACGCGGCGCGGGAGGGGCTGGGCCCGGCGGTGGAGGCGGTCCGCGTCGAGGGAGAGCGGATCGCGTACACGGTGGCGGCCGCGACGGCGGTGCTCGATCCCGATCTGGTCGTCCTGGGCGGCGGGGTGGGACACAGCGTCGACCTGCTGCTGCGGCCGGTCCGCGAGACCCTGCGCACCCTGACCCCGCTGCGTCCGAGGATCGCGCCCGGGCGGCTCGGCGAGGACGCGGTCCTGCTCGGCGCGGTGGCGACCGCTCTGGGGACGGCGCGCGACGTGGTGTTCGAGCGCCGGTCGGCCCCGTGAACCGGGCGGGTCCGGTCGGCCGGGACGGCGGGCGGGGCGGACCCGGTCACGGGCCCGCCCCTCGTCCTGGTCCGGCTCAGCTCACGTTGAGCGCGGTGTCGTCGAGGACGAACGACGTCTGGAGCGTGGAGCCCTCGACGCCGGTGAACTTGATGGTGACCGTCTGCCCGGCGTAGGTGGAGCCCAGGCTGAACGAGCGCTGCGTGTACCCGGACGCCGCGTTCAGGTTCGAGTACGTGGCCAGGGTGGCCAGCACGGTTCCGCTGCTGTTGACCACCTGGGCCTTGAGGGTGTCGTACGCCGTGGTCGTGCTCGTCTCGGCCGTGTCCACGTGCAGATAGAAGCTGAGGGTGGCCGAGCAGCCCGAGGGGATGGTCACGGCCTGCGAGAGGGTGTCGGTGTTCGCCGAGCCGTAGCCGTTGAGCCAGGCCTTGTACGAACCGGTGCGGGCCGCCTCGCTGGAGCTGGTGGTGATGACACCGCTGGTGGCGGTCCAGGACGTCGCCCCGGACTCGAAGCCCGGGTTGGCGAGGAGCTGGGCGGCCGTGCAGGTGCCGGTGCCACCGCCGCCGCCACCGCTGCTGGTCGTGCCGGCGAGCCAGTCGGTGGCGTTGAGGGCGAGCGCGGCATCGGTGGCGCCGGTGTCGTTCCAGCCGTCGTACAGCGTGTTGCCGGACTGACCGGTACCGTCGTCGATCGGTGAACTGTCGCCCCAGAAGGCGACCTTGCCGCTGCCGAAGGTGCTGGTCACGAAGAAGGCGCCGGTGTTCCCGGAGTAACCGGTGCGGTAGACCAGGCCCTTGACGGCGGAGTTGTCGGCCGGCTTGAGCGTGGCCGTGGTGCCGTCGGCGATCAGGCTCTTGGTGACGGTGCCGAACGAGCCGTGCAGGACCGCGTTGGTGCTGTCGCTGATGGCGGTCGGGTAGTCGGAGCCGACGTCCAGGGTGTCGATGGAGAAGCCGAACGGGTCGGTGCTGTCGACGCTGTTGTTCGTCATCAGGTCGTTCAGGATCTCGACCGCGTCGTAGCCGTCGCTGTTGCGGTCGGCGCCGGTGTGGTCGGAGATCATGAAGAGCCCGCCGCCGTTCTTGACGAACGTCATGATGGCGGTCTTCTCGGCCGTGGTGAACAGCGTGTTGGGCTCGGGCAGCACCAACTCGTCGAAGTTCGCCAGGTCGGTCGCGGCGCTGCCGCCGTAGGTGAGGCTGGAGCCCGAAGGCAGCGTCTTCAGGCTGTAGTTGCCGGTCTTCTGAAGGGCCACACCCCACGAGGACAGGGCGCCCGTCCAGGAGGTCTCCGAGGTCGGGCTGGAGTTCTGGCCGAGCGGGTCGGGCTGGCTGGTGGAGATGATCCAGTCGGCGTTGCCCGCGGTCTCCGCGTGGCCGTTGTCGAACAGCACCCGGTGGGTGGTGGCCGCGTGGGCGGGCGTGGCGTCCGCGGAGACGTGCAGGGCGGCTGCCGTGATCAGCAGCCCGAGACCGGCGAGTGCGGTGGTGAGTCTGTGGCGGAATCCTCTTGAACCGAGCATCCGTCAAACCTCCGTGAAAGGTGGGGAGATAGGGGGTTCGAGCGCCAACTCTGCGCGCGTAGACCGAACATGGGGGGATCTACACGCGTTGAACGATTGAAAGGTACATGGCATTCAGGCTGGGAACCATCAAGCGCGGGCAATAACCGGAAGGGACTGCACCAGGCTCCAGCGGGCAGATTGCAGTACAGCGAGGGACCGACCGGGAGGGGCGGAGATGGAGATCTCTGGCGTCATCAGTGCCATCGTCATCGGCATCGTCATCGGTGTACTGGGCCGGCTCGCCGTGCCGGGACGCCAGCGCATCGGCATCCTGTGGACGATCGTGGTCGGCATCGTGGCCGCGTTCATCGGGTCCGGGATCGCCGCCGCGTTCGGCGTCGCCGACACCAAGGGCGTCGACTGGATCGAATGGCTCATCCAGATCGGCCTGGCCGCGCTGGGCGTCGCGGCACTGGACCGGTCGCGGGGGCGCCGCTGAGCGCACGCCACCGAACCGGCGGGGCCGAGCAGACGGCCCCGCCGCAGCCCCGCCCTAGAATGCGGCCATGATCGACGACTGGTTCGAGGCCGACGAGGGCGAGCTGAGCCCCCCGCACACCGTCCTGGTGGACATCGTCCGCGACTCCGCCCGTACATGGCCCGAGTGCCCGCCCGCCGCCACCGCGGTGCTCGTCTTTCCCCCCGACGAGGACGAGGACGAGGAGGAACGCCCCCCGCGCGACGCCTATGACGCCGCGTGGGACGAGGCGTTCGCCGCCGGGCAGGCGGTGCTCACTCTGATCACGGAGCTCAGGCATCGGGACCAGAAGCTGGTCGTCATGACGCTGGGCGCGACCGTCGCCGGCGACCGCCTCTTCTGTAGCGAGCGGAACAGCAGCACGTACCACCCCGAGGCGACCACGGTCATCGAGCCGCTGGAGGCGACCGGATCACCCGAGGAACTGGGCAGGATCGCCGCGGACTGGTTCGAGGAGATCGTCAGCCGTTCCATGGTCGAGCTCGACCGCAAGCCCTGGCCCCGCTCCTTCGTCGCCAAAGGCACCCCCCTGCCTCCCGGCCACCGCTGGGTACGGAACCCCTGACGCCGCGGGCGGCGCCTCTCGGAGTGGAGAAGGGGCCGCCCGCGACGGGGGGAGGGACGGGTTCGTGGCGACGGCTACGCGTCCCGACGACCGACCCTCCCCGTGGTCACTCGTCCTCCAGCCCCATCGCGAATCCCTCGGCCAGAGCCTCCGCTTCGGCCGTGGACTCCGCCTGGGCCTCGGCCTGAGCTTCGGCCCCTGCTTCCGCCTCGGCCTCGCCGTCGCCGATACCGCTCTGCGCCATCTGCTGGAGCCAGAGCCGGCCGCCCTCGCGCATCTTGGCCCCCGATGCCTCGAACTGCTCCAGTTCATGGCTCAACTGGCAACGGGTGCACACGCTCACCTCTTCACCGTCGCGGGCCCCCACCGCCTCGGTGTACTGGAGGTCCTCCTTCTTCGAGCCGTTCGCCGCGGCAACCATGTCGCAGTGGTCCTCGGCGCAGAAGTCCCCCGGGCCCCTCCGGCCGGCCTTGTAGGCCGCCCAGTAGATCATCCGCTTCTTCTCGTCCCAGGCGACGGTGATCGTGGCGAACCTGTTGAGCTGGTTCTTGCTCAACTCGCCCTCGTCGACCAGCTCCTGAAGCCGTGCGTACACCGCCGAGCGGATCTGCCGCGACGCGTCGAGATAGTCCTGCGTCTCCAGGTTCTGATTCTCCATGGCGATGGCGCCGCTCACGGTGTTCTTGCCTGTGATGGCGACGATGTGCTTGTTCGCGCCCCATCCGGCTGCCGCTGCCAGCGCCGCCGCGGCGGCGGAATTGAGGTAGCTGGGCTTCAGTTTCGGGTTGTAGCCGGAGCAGTTGTGCGCGTTGCAGAGGTCGCCGAAGCCCTGGTCGTTCGCGAGC
Proteins encoded:
- a CDS encoding hydrolase yields the protein MLGSRGFRHRLTTALAGLGLLITAAALHVSADATPAHAATTHRVLFDNGHAETAGNADWIISTSQPDPLGQNSSPTSETSWTGALSSWGVALQKTGNYSLKTLPSGSSLTYGGSAATDLANFDELVLPEPNTLFTTAEKTAIMTFVKNGGGLFMISDHTGADRNSDGYDAVEILNDLMTNNSVDSTDPFGFSIDTLDVGSDYPTAISDSTNAVLHGSFGTVTKSLIADGTTATLKPADNSAVKGLVYRTGYSGNTGAFFVTSTFGSGKVAFWGDSSPIDDGTGQSGNTLYDGWNDTGATDAALALNATDWLAGTTSSGGGGGGTGTCTAAQLLANPGFESGATSWTATSGVITTSSSEAARTGSYKAWLNGYGSANTDTLSQAVTIPSGCSATLSFYLHVDTAETSTTTAYDTLKAQVVNSSGTVLATLATYSNLNAASGYTQRSFSLGSTYAGQTVTIKFTGVEGSTLQTSFVLDDTALNVS
- a CDS encoding GlsB/YeaQ/YmgE family stress response membrane protein, translated to MEISGVISAIVIGIVIGVLGRLAVPGRQRIGILWTIVVGIVAAFIGSGIAAAFGVADTKGVDWIEWLIQIGLAALGVAALDRSRGRR
- a CDS encoding APC family permease, with the protein product MSRTPPAADGFVRRVGPFQATAINMSQMCGIGPFVTIPLMVAAFGGPQAVMGFAAGALLALADGLVWAELGAAMPGSGGSYVYLRQAFQYRTGRLMPFLFVWTAMLFIPLIMSTGVVGFVQYLGYLAPDMSRTTGDLVGLGMVALVVLLLWRGIEHIARITAVMWAVMITSVALVIVAAATDFSAARAFTYPAHAFALSTGHFWVGFAAGLTIGIYDYLGYNTTAYMGAEIKDPGRTLPRSIIYSILGIMAIYLLLQIGTLGVVDWKRMTDPGDIASTSVASAVMEETWGRGAADTVTVLILITAFASVFTGLLGGSRVPYDAAREHVFFRPYARLHPKHRFPTLGLATMGVITAIGFLIGRHTDLATLIQLLTTVMVIVQALAQVVALSVLRRRQPGLRRPYRMWLYPLPSFLALAGWLTIYGYADKNSPGRHPIEWSLAWLALGLIAFVVWARLEKVWPFGPREISEEYLNPPVTPEAEPAEA
- a CDS encoding ROK family transcriptional regulator; its protein translation is MSETGAVPAGDNAERPEQPWNHRRLRSTNERMLLDRLRSGGAASRAQLARETGLSKPTVSSALAALEEAGLVREAGTLAPGRGRVAVLYAPDPAAGYALGIDIGRGWLRVAVADLDGTVVARADVRNRARTSGAMADLVVATARQVVADSGVGAHEVAHAVVGTPGVYDERRRRVRYAMHLPGWGRAGLFDRMREELGVPLEVHNDANLAALGEYTYGVGAGSRLFAYIMIGTGLGMGVVREGRLFTGAHGGAGEIGFLPWPGRHTPGTLEDAVSGEAVVEAARHFGMTGRLTAKAVFDAAREGLGPAVEAVRVEGERIAYTVAAATAVLDPDLVVLGGGVGHSVDLLLRPVRETLRTLTPLRPRIAPGRLGEDAVLLGAVATALGTARDVVFERRSAP